The following nucleotide sequence is from Halogeometricum borinquense DSM 11551.
CCGACGAACGTAACGGTCGAACGCGCCGGCGGATACCACATCGAGACGGTCCTGTTTCAGGACAACAGGCGCGTGGACCGGGCGGCAAAGACCGTCCGCGGGTTGGAGGCGCTGACACCGACGTACGCGCGCACGCCAGTCGTGTTCAGCGACCGAGCGGCACTCCCACCGCTCTCGGTCTCAGTGAGCGACACCGCGTCGAACCGGACGACGTTGGACCTCGCGGCGTCGCTGACGAACACGGGCGACGCACCCTCCGGGGACCTCGCGGTGACGTTCGTCCTTCGACAGGCCGACTCGAACGTGGTCGCCGCACGGACGACAAGTAGCGTCGGCGAAATTAGACCGGGTCGAACCGCAACGACGACCGCGACGGCGACGGTACCGTCGGGCTACAACTACTACCTCGACGCCGTGTTGACGCGAGACGGCGTCGTGGTAGACACCGCCCGCACGGCAGCCAACCTTGACCCGACGAGGCGAATCTCCGTCAACGAGACGGAGCAAGCGGTTGAGTTCCGCGTGGAGGATTTCGAGATGGACGACACTGAGAACGCCGGCGGACAGCAAACGGAGGCACCGGAGGGGACGGCGACTTCGCAACCCGGATTTGGCGTCGCAGTTGCAGTCGTCGCTCTCCTCGCGGCGGCGCTTTTAGTACGGAGGCAACACCGATGACCGACGAAACTGAGCCGACGGCGGCAGAGACGGCGAATCGACCGACGGACGACCGGACTCGAGCGGATGACCGAACCCGAGCGAGTGAGCCGGACGACAGCGGCGACAGCACCGTCAGCCGGCTGGTCACGGTGTTGAACTACGCGATTCTCGGTGGATTGCTTCTCCTCGCGGTGATCGCAGCGGTTCAACTGTATCTGTCCGTCTCCCGAACCGTCACCACGTTCGTCGTCTACGAGTACCGTGCGCCAGTGTTGGCGGCGTTCAATCTCGTCGTCTTCCTCATCGCCGCACTCGGCATCTCGGTGCAAGTGCGCCGCCTCACTGCTTCAGAAGCCGACGACGCCGACACCTGAGGCGACGAGCGAACACCGACGAACTCCCCGGATAGTAGGGCTATTTGTATCTTCGAAATTTAGGGTTGCCTAAAATGAAGCGACATACAGAACAGTTCGTCGGTGCGCTGTTTCGAGTTCTCGCAGACGAGGGTCACGACGAGGTACAGAAGCGGCTTTTGGAGTCGTACCATTCGAAGGCGTCTATCGACCGAGACGAACTCGCAGCGAACATGTTCTCCGAACTCGTCACAGTTCTCCATCAACATCTCGACACCCGTGACGAAATCGACGTTCTCACGACTGCAACGCGGCATCTTCTCAATCGCTTCTCGACAGTCATCGGTGTTGTACCCGTGGCCATTGTTGTGGTCGATGCTGCCGGCCAAGTCCAGTTGTGGAACGAGGGTGCAGAGCGAACGTTCGGATGGTCGGAGTCGGAGATACTCACGCAGTCGTACTTGGAAACGCTTTCTCCACCGACGGACCTCGCGGAGACGGTTCGTGGCCGACTCGAAGCAGGTGAGCGACTCGATGGGGTCGAAACCCGGCACCAGCACCAAGACGGGTCGATACTCGACGTTCGGTTGTGGGCGGCACCGCTCAGTCACCGCGAGAGCGGGTTCGGCGGTGCGGCGTTCGTCGTCAGCGACATCACCGAACAGAAACAGCGCGAGCAACGCCTCGCCGTGCTCAACCGTGTGTTGCGGCACAATATCCGCAACGACGTGAACGTCGTGCAGGGGCACCTCGACATGCTGATCGACTCGCTTCCGGAGAACGACGAACACGCCGATGTGATACAGCGGCGACTCACGAACATCATCGAACTGAGCGACGCAGCACGGTACGTCGAGCAGTTACAGAGCGATGGAATGAGAAGTTTCGCAACGCTGGACCTCGGGGCACTCCTCCGTACTCGTCTCGACCGGTTGGATAGCGAGTATCCCAACGCCGAGATTCACGCAACGATGCCCGAGTCGCTGCGCGTCGCCGCACACGAACTCCTGCCGTACGCACTCGACAACATTCTCGAAAACGCGCTCAAGCACAACGATTCGGGTGTCCCGCACGTCACGGTCGATGTGCAGACCGAAGACGACGACCGTCGGACGATCCGTATCGAAGACGACGGTCCCGGACTCCCCGAGACCGAACGGGAGGTGCTGACGACGAGAACGGAGACGCCGTTGACACACAGCGCCGGGATGGGGTTGTGGCTGGCGAGTTGGATTCTCCGTCATTCCGGCGGTGACCTCACCGTCGAAGACGGTCAGTCCGGTGGCACGCGTGTGACGATTCAGTTGAACGCACCGCCCCAGTGAGAGGTACAATGAAGAGACTGCTTAGACGACGAACAGCCACGCAACGAAGACGATGACCCCGCCTAAGAGCGTGCTAACGACGGCGTGAACGCGGAGTCTGTCGAGGAGAGCGTGCGCGTCGCCCTCGACGGAGAGGTGGTCGTGAATTTCCGAACCGATCTCACACCGCGGGAGGAAATCCATGGCAACGTGAAGGAACACCCCAGCGGCGAACCCGAAGACGACGCCGCGGAACGGTCCCGACCCCGGGAGGACGATGATACTCGCCAGTATCGCGGCGATACCGAGGGCCGCGGCGGGGAGGAGGAGCGAAGATGCAGTGCGGCCTTTCGAGGTGAGACGGCGCGCCGCCGCGTATCCGGCGGGTCCCTTGTGCGAGACGATAGCGAGTCCGAGCGTCGGCCCGAGATCCGGCATGTTTCCGTAGACGATACCGATGATAAGGCCCGCAGAGAAGGCGTGTGCGGCGAGTTCTGCGACAGTTCGATCCACGGGAAGGTCCATGTGCGCGAGACGGTGACCAACGGTGTGGGATGCGAATCCGACGAGAAGTCCCGCGGCGATGCCGAATCCGCCGTACTTCGGGTGGTGGTTAATCGCCTGCGGGACCAAGAAGACGGCCGCACTCGTCACCATCGCACCGCTGGCGAGGCCATAGCCCCAGACGAGAGCGTTCGCTCCCTCGTCGTGATGGCGGACGCCGAGCGG
It contains:
- a CDS encoding PAS domain S-box protein; this encodes MKRHTEQFVGALFRVLADEGHDEVQKRLLESYHSKASIDRDELAANMFSELVTVLHQHLDTRDEIDVLTTATRHLLNRFSTVIGVVPVAIVVVDAAGQVQLWNEGAERTFGWSESEILTQSYLETLSPPTDLAETVRGRLEAGERLDGVETRHQHQDGSILDVRLWAAPLSHRESGFGGAAFVVSDITEQKQREQRLAVLNRVLRHNIRNDVNVVQGHLDMLIDSLPENDEHADVIQRRLTNIIELSDAARYVEQLQSDGMRSFATLDLGALLRTRLDRLDSEYPNAEIHATMPESLRVAAHELLPYALDNILENALKHNDSGVPHVTVDVQTEDDDRRTIRIEDDGPGLPETEREVLTTRTETPLTHSAGMGLWLASWILRHSGGDLTVEDGQSGGTRVTIQLNAPPQ
- a CDS encoding ZIP family metal transporter, which produces MTRISRVGVAATVIFIGLSAYAASVGAWKLLGITWVAFAAMALAAPLGVRHHDEGANALVWGYGLASGAMVTSAAVFLVPQAINHHPKYGGFGIAAGLLVGFASHTVGHRLAHMDLPVDRTVAELAAHAFSAGLIIGIVYGNMPDLGPTLGLAIVSHKGPAGYAAARRLTSKGRTASSLLLPAAALGIAAILASIIVLPGSGPFRGVVFGFAAGVFLHVAMDFLPRCEIGSEIHDHLSVEGDAHALLDRLRVHAVVSTLLGGVIVFVAWLFVV
- a CDS encoding DUF7490 domain-containing protein — encoded protein: MDRDTALAGAAVGVTVLTLIAVVIVPGVLADPTEDGPVSPGPTDISETSISYDESAVRGETVTLGVETRVRHSGNPTPNVTLLVRAVDAESGLVKTTQTVEVGTLRDDGETAVPTNVTVERAGGYHIETVLFQDNRRVDRAAKTVRGLEALTPTYARTPVVFSDRAALPPLSVSVSDTASNRTTLDLAASLTNTGDAPSGDLAVTFVLRQADSNVVAARTTSSVGEIRPGRTATTTATATVPSGYNYYLDAVLTRDGVVVDTARTAANLDPTRRISVNETEQAVEFRVEDFEMDDTENAGGQQTEAPEGTATSQPGFGVAVAVVALLAAALLVRRQHR